A genome region from Stenotrophomonas maltophilia includes the following:
- the serS gene encoding serine--tRNA ligase gives MLDPALLRHQPADLAERLRTSRGFELDVSALESLEADRKRIQVRTQELQSLRNSRSKAIGQAKAKGEDVSAIMAEVAAFADELKASEVALDELREKIEAISMGIPNLPADDVPAGADENDNVEQARWGTPRQFDFKVLDHVELGARNGWLDGETAAKLSGSRFTVLRGPIARLHRALAQFMVDLHTGEHGYEETNVPLLVNADSLRGTSQLPKFEDDLFKTAVGDSTRYLIPTSEVPLTNIVRDEIVDAERLPLRMTAHSMCFRAEAGSGGRDVRGMIRQHQFEKVELVSISRPEDSDAEHQRMTRCAEVVLEKLGLPYRKVLLCTGDMGFSAIKTYDLEVWLPSQQTYREISSCSNCGDFQARRMQARWRNPATGKPELAHTLNGSGVAVGRAMIAVMENYQNADGSITVPEALRPYMGGLETIA, from the coding sequence ATGCTTGATCCAGCCCTGCTCCGCCACCAGCCCGCCGACCTCGCCGAACGCCTGCGCACCAGCCGTGGCTTCGAGCTCGACGTGTCTGCCCTGGAGTCCCTGGAGGCCGATCGCAAGCGCATCCAGGTGCGGACCCAGGAGCTGCAGAGCCTGCGCAACAGCCGTTCCAAGGCCATCGGCCAGGCCAAAGCCAAGGGCGAGGACGTTTCGGCCATCATGGCCGAGGTTGCCGCCTTCGCCGACGAGCTGAAGGCCTCGGAAGTGGCGCTGGACGAGCTGCGCGAGAAGATCGAAGCGATCTCGATGGGCATTCCGAACCTGCCGGCCGATGACGTGCCGGCCGGTGCCGACGAGAACGACAACGTCGAGCAGGCGCGCTGGGGCACCCCGCGCCAGTTCGATTTCAAGGTGCTTGACCACGTCGAACTGGGCGCCCGCAACGGGTGGCTGGACGGCGAGACCGCGGCCAAGCTGTCCGGCTCGCGCTTCACGGTGCTGCGCGGCCCGATCGCGCGCCTGCACCGTGCGCTGGCCCAGTTCATGGTCGACCTGCACACCGGTGAGCACGGCTATGAGGAAACCAACGTGCCGCTGCTGGTCAACGCCGATTCGCTGCGCGGCACCAGCCAGCTGCCGAAGTTCGAGGACGACCTGTTCAAGACCGCCGTGGGCGACTCCACGCGTTACCTGATCCCGACCTCGGAAGTGCCGCTGACCAACATCGTGCGCGATGAGATCGTCGACGCCGAGCGCCTGCCGCTGCGCATGACTGCCCACTCGATGTGCTTCCGCGCCGAGGCCGGCAGTGGTGGCCGCGACGTGCGCGGCATGATCCGCCAGCACCAGTTCGAGAAGGTCGAGCTGGTGTCGATCAGCCGCCCGGAAGACAGCGACGCCGAACACCAGCGCATGACCCGTTGCGCCGAAGTGGTGCTGGAAAAGCTGGGCCTGCCGTACCGGAAGGTGCTGCTGTGCACCGGCGACATGGGCTTCTCGGCCATCAAGACCTACGACCTGGAAGTCTGGCTGCCGTCGCAGCAGACCTACCGCGAGATCTCCTCGTGCTCGAACTGTGGTGACTTCCAGGCCCGTCGCATGCAGGCGCGCTGGCGCAACCCGGCCACCGGCAAGCCGGAACTGGCACACACCCTGAACGGCTCGGGCGTGGCGGTCGGCCGCGCGATGATCGCGGTGATGGAGAACTACCAGAACGCCGATGGCAGCATCACCGTGCCGGAAGCGCTGCGCCCGTACATGGGTGGGCTGGAAACCATCGCCTGA
- a CDS encoding variant SH3 domain-containing protein: MNYIVTTAHRSEFPHPITLRRGQALTVGKRYEGPEGWKDWFLCEAEGQQPGFVPAPVIGRDAQGDAFATEDYCARELDVDPGQLLRGLRTLNGWAWCVPETGEPGWVPLEKLRATETQ, from the coding sequence ATGAACTACATCGTGACCACTGCGCACCGCAGCGAATTTCCACACCCGATCACCCTGCGCCGCGGCCAGGCGCTGACGGTGGGCAAACGCTATGAAGGCCCGGAGGGCTGGAAGGACTGGTTCCTGTGCGAGGCCGAGGGGCAGCAGCCCGGATTCGTGCCGGCACCGGTGATCGGTCGCGATGCGCAGGGTGACGCGTTTGCCACGGAGGATTACTGCGCGCGGGAACTGGATGTGGATCCCGGGCAGTTGCTGCGTGGGCTGCGCACGCTCAATGGTTGGGCGTGGTGCGTGCCGGAGACCGGCGAACCGGGATGGGTACCCCTGGAGAAGCTGCGGGCAACAGAGACCCAGTAG
- a CDS encoding FMN-dependent NADH-azoreductase: MKLLHLDASVLGENSVSRHLTAAVVARFKQQIEGLQVDYRDLDANPVPHLRSSSLAKADAVEAADAEQVLEQFLAADIVVIGAPMYNFSIPSTLKAWIDRVAVAGRTFKYTENGPIGLAGGKRVIVVSSRGGIYTDSPADFQEPFLRQTFAFWGINDIEFVRAEGIAYSPQHREDAIAGALAALPSHEAAEAAAA; the protein is encoded by the coding sequence ATGAAGCTTCTGCATCTCGACGCCAGCGTGCTTGGCGAGAACTCCGTCTCCCGCCACCTGACCGCCGCCGTGGTGGCCCGGTTCAAGCAGCAGATCGAAGGCCTGCAGGTCGATTATCGCGATCTTGACGCCAATCCGGTACCGCATCTGCGCAGCAGTTCGCTGGCCAAGGCGGATGCGGTGGAGGCCGCCGATGCTGAACAGGTGCTCGAGCAGTTCCTTGCCGCGGACATCGTGGTGATCGGCGCGCCGATGTACAACTTCAGCATCCCGTCCACGCTGAAGGCCTGGATCGACCGCGTGGCCGTGGCCGGGCGCACCTTCAAGTACACCGAGAACGGCCCGATCGGCCTGGCCGGCGGCAAGCGCGTGATCGTGGTCAGCAGCCGCGGCGGCATCTACACCGATTCGCCGGCCGACTTCCAAGAGCCGTTCCTGCGCCAGACGTTCGCCTTCTGGGGCATCAACGACATCGAGTTCGTGCGCGCCGAGGGCATCGCCTACTCGCCGCAGCACCGTGAAGACGCCATCGCCGGCGCGCTGGCGGCCCTGCCGTCGCACGAAGCGGCTGAAGCCGCCGCTGCATAA
- a CDS encoding LysR family transcriptional regulator produces the protein MHDLNDLYYFAMVVDHGGFAAAERALGIPKSRLSRRISQLETDLGVRLLQRSTRRFAVTDVGTSVHRHAQTMLAEAQAAREVVDRLSAEPRGVVRASVPVSLAQMQLPKLLPKFLEQYPKVRLQLNISNRRVDIINEGYDVALRVRSRLDDDGSLVMRSFGQVQELLVASPKYLDRAGRPKDPEELTQHVTLSISEDEARQRWELHGPEGEVRRVDLQPRVAGFDFPLLQSMVKDGFGITMLPETVCADAVRNGELEVVLPDWSLPQGVCHAVFASRRGLLPAVRVFIDFLAEHLPPQLEASRLHCDGACEKAKERIKASALGALAVDAG, from the coding sequence ATGCATGACCTGAATGATCTGTACTACTTTGCGATGGTGGTCGACCACGGTGGATTTGCCGCCGCCGAGCGCGCGCTGGGCATCCCCAAGTCGCGCCTGAGCCGCCGCATCAGCCAGCTGGAGACCGACCTGGGCGTGCGCCTGCTGCAGCGCTCCACGCGCCGCTTCGCAGTCACCGACGTCGGCACCAGTGTGCACCGCCACGCGCAGACGATGCTGGCCGAGGCGCAGGCCGCCCGCGAAGTGGTCGACCGCCTCAGCGCGGAACCGCGTGGCGTGGTGCGTGCCAGCGTACCGGTGTCGCTGGCGCAGATGCAGCTGCCCAAGCTGCTGCCCAAGTTCCTCGAGCAGTACCCGAAGGTGCGCCTGCAGCTGAACATCAGCAACCGCCGCGTGGACATCATCAATGAAGGCTACGACGTGGCCCTGCGCGTGCGTTCGCGCCTGGACGACGACGGCAGCCTGGTGATGCGCAGCTTCGGCCAGGTGCAGGAACTGCTGGTAGCCAGCCCTAAATACCTGGACCGCGCTGGCCGCCCGAAGGACCCGGAAGAGCTGACCCAGCACGTCACCCTCAGCATCAGCGAAGACGAGGCACGCCAGCGCTGGGAGCTGCATGGCCCGGAAGGCGAAGTGCGCCGGGTCGACCTGCAGCCACGCGTGGCCGGCTTCGACTTCCCGCTGCTGCAGAGCATGGTCAAGGACGGTTTCGGCATCACCATGCTGCCGGAAACCGTGTGCGCCGATGCCGTGCGCAATGGCGAGCTGGAAGTGGTGCTGCCGGACTGGTCGCTGCCGCAGGGCGTGTGCCACGCCGTGTTCGCCTCGCGCCGCGGCCTGTTGCCGGCGGTGCGCGTGTTCATCGACTTCCTGGCTGAGCACCTGCCGCCGCAGCTGGAGGCCTCGCGCCTGCATTGCGATGGAGCCTGTGAGAAGGCCAAGGAGCGCATCAAGGCCAGTGCACTGGGTGCGCTGGCGGTGGATGCGGGCTGA